A genome region from Jeongeupia sp. HS-3 includes the following:
- a CDS encoding YqiA/YcfP family alpha/beta fold hydrolase, with the protein MPAIHLVYLHGFLSSPFSQKAQDTAVWMAEQQRADYFHCPQLPMDPQAACEAIETTITRLRGEPFCLIGSSLGGYFATWAAEEYGARAILVNPAIQPYVLINQHLGPQRNYQTGEYHIIDARFAPALRTLEREISDPRRYWLLAQTGDEVLDYREAVDKYAGCRQSVIEGGDHAFQNYPTWLPAIWDFAQGQA; encoded by the coding sequence ATGCCCGCCATTCACCTCGTGTATCTGCACGGCTTTCTTTCCAGCCCTTTTTCACAAAAGGCGCAGGACACCGCCGTGTGGATGGCCGAGCAGCAGCGGGCAGATTACTTCCATTGCCCGCAACTGCCGATGGACCCGCAGGCGGCATGCGAGGCGATCGAAACCACGATCACCCGGCTGCGCGGCGAGCCGTTCTGCCTGATCGGCAGCTCGCTCGGCGGCTACTTCGCCACCTGGGCCGCCGAGGAATACGGCGCCCGCGCCATCCTCGTCAACCCGGCGATCCAGCCCTATGTATTGATCAACCAGCACCTCGGCCCGCAGCGCAACTATCAGACCGGCGAATACCACATCATCGACGCACGTTTCGCACCGGCGCTGCGCACGCTGGAACGCGAGATCAGCGACCCGCGCCGCTACTGGCTGCTGGCACAAACGGGCGACGAGGTCCTCGATTACCGTGAAGCCGTCGATAAATACGCCGGTTGCCGTCAAAGCGTCATTGAAGGCGGCGACCATGCATTTCAGAATTACCCGACATGGCTGCCCGCCATCTGGGATTTTGCACAAGGACAAGCATGA
- a CDS encoding Dyp-type peroxidase, translating into MTTPQSGILPLASSHAVFILLRRRLGRRIDAKSRECLAMLQTRLAAQDCLGVVAIGAETFGDVFEGTRPSELRAFPRIPGAVHAAPVSDADVLLHLRGEHLDRLFDLADACVHALADWLEPVENIAGFRRSQGRDMTGFIDGTENPDSDERPAVALVAEGEWAGGSYIHTQRYVHRLESWRKLPVKQQEAVIGRTKETDEELDDDDKPATAHISRVVIEEDGEELAMLRHSLPYGTPGGERGLYFASYCHTPQVFEKMLARMISPTSDGRVDHLLNYSRAVSGGAFFAPSIEKLATLA; encoded by the coding sequence ATGACCACACCGCAATCGGGCATCCTGCCGCTCGCCTCGTCACACGCCGTCTTCATCCTGCTGCGCCGCCGTCTGGGCCGGCGCATCGATGCGAAAAGCCGTGAATGCCTGGCCATGCTGCAGACCCGGCTCGCCGCGCAAGACTGCCTCGGCGTTGTCGCGATTGGCGCCGAGACGTTCGGCGATGTTTTCGAGGGCACGCGCCCAAGCGAGCTGCGCGCGTTTCCACGCATTCCCGGCGCGGTGCATGCGGCCCCGGTCAGCGATGCCGACGTGTTGCTGCACCTGCGCGGCGAACATCTGGATCGGCTGTTTGATCTGGCTGACGCCTGTGTCCATGCGCTGGCTGACTGGCTGGAGCCGGTTGAAAACATCGCCGGCTTTCGTCGCAGCCAAGGGCGAGACATGACCGGTTTTATCGACGGCACCGAAAATCCGGACAGCGATGAACGCCCGGCCGTGGCGTTGGTCGCCGAGGGCGAATGGGCCGGCGGCAGCTATATCCACACCCAGCGTTATGTGCACCGGCTCGAATCGTGGCGCAAGCTGCCGGTGAAGCAGCAGGAAGCGGTGATCGGTCGCACCAAGGAAACCGACGAGGAACTCGACGACGACGACAAGCCGGCGACCGCACATATCAGCCGGGTGGTGATCGAGGAAGATGGCGAGGAACTGGCGATGCTGCGCCACTCGCTGCCCTACGGCACGCCGGGCGGCGAACGCGGCCTGTACTTCGCCAGCTACTGCCACACGCCGCAGGTCTTCGAGAAGATGCTGGCGCGGATGATTTCACCGACCAGCGACGGCCGTGTCGATCATCTGCTCAACTACTCGCGTGCGGTCAGCGGCGGTGCATTCTTTGCGCCCAGCATCGAAAAGCTCGCCACGCTGGCCTGA
- a CDS encoding LTA synthase family protein gives MEVARLRQWGIRLAGLLGPYALLLGARLLIDSDWAPPRLVFSLLVYLGFAALLNRWASVGIVTGLEGFLTHANWSKESLTGETLVARDVLEVSQGASLSSYLGWEMAAFAALFVIALAIGVWKRPRFSWKRLALGLLLPAMLGLRLADAGPAGKAVNTVLSDVFKTHYLSYNFNENAKQNGIFAHLYFTAESIKLPKRGPHDFYATAAASVDPAPALAPEPDVALILCEACFSTADDRFRTPIAKLAERGFTQSRVVSPVYGGGTSEAEFELLAGLSSQVLPGVDYQNFGPDYRDGAESLISHFKAAGYHTAGIHNFYGSFWKRDTVYRHFGFDEQHFIETMDWHTRTWPSDALLYQRALDVYAHLPAKQKSFMFLVTVMTHGAYRSSDEGETDYRNRLGAAVDEMQRFVTALEKRAKKRKRPVTIIVVGDHKPSLTSVFARKGIFDRSYFRTTGTSNGDFRFAFKLTPAQYRVRGEVPVFIKASGKSAVDPAAMAARVAERPMFCLSSEVARLANGKDRFWPTLAGICERGPDALSRHGKAEWQQVFPLPLYAERLF, from the coding sequence ATGGAAGTAGCACGACTGCGACAATGGGGTATCAGACTGGCCGGGCTGTTGGGGCCCTATGCCTTGTTGCTGGGGGCCCGGCTGTTGATCGATAGCGATTGGGCGCCGCCGAGACTGGTGTTCTCGCTCCTCGTTTACTTGGGCTTTGCGGCGTTGCTGAACCGCTGGGCTTCTGTGGGCATCGTGACCGGGCTGGAAGGTTTCCTGACTCACGCCAACTGGAGCAAGGAATCGCTCACCGGCGAAACGCTGGTGGCGCGCGATGTGCTTGAGGTGTCGCAAGGCGCCTCGCTCTCGAGTTACCTCGGCTGGGAAATGGCGGCCTTCGCCGCGCTCTTCGTCATTGCCTTGGCCATAGGCGTGTGGAAACGGCCCCGCTTCTCGTGGAAGCGACTCGCGCTCGGTTTGCTGTTGCCGGCGATGCTGGGCTTGCGCCTGGCCGATGCCGGGCCGGCGGGCAAGGCGGTCAACACCGTGCTGTCCGATGTGTTCAAAACGCACTATCTCTCGTACAACTTCAACGAAAATGCCAAGCAGAACGGTATCTTCGCGCATCTGTATTTCACCGCCGAAAGCATCAAGCTCCCCAAGCGCGGCCCGCATGACTTTTACGCCACCGCAGCGGCCAGCGTTGATCCGGCCCCCGCACTCGCGCCGGAGCCCGACGTTGCGCTGATTCTGTGCGAAGCCTGCTTCAGCACCGCCGATGACCGCTTTCGCACGCCCATCGCCAAACTGGCCGAGCGCGGCTTTACCCAGTCACGCGTGGTCAGCCCGGTTTACGGCGGCGGCACCTCGGAGGCGGAGTTCGAGCTGCTGGCCGGGTTGTCATCACAGGTGCTGCCGGGGGTCGATTACCAGAATTTCGGCCCCGATTACCGCGATGGTGCCGAATCGCTGATCTCGCATTTCAAGGCCGCCGGCTACCACACGGCCGGGATCCACAATTTCTACGGCTCGTTCTGGAAACGCGACACCGTGTACCGGCATTTCGGTTTCGACGAGCAGCATTTCATCGAAACCATGGACTGGCATACCCGCACCTGGCCATCGGACGCGCTGCTGTACCAACGCGCGCTCGATGTTTATGCCCATCTGCCGGCGAAGCAAAAGAGCTTCATGTTTCTGGTGACGGTGATGACTCACGGCGCCTACCGCAGCAGCGACGAGGGCGAAACCGATTACCGCAACCGCCTGGGCGCGGCGGTCGACGAGATGCAGCGTTTTGTCACCGCGCTGGAAAAACGCGCCAAGAAGCGCAAGCGCCCGGTCACGATCATTGTGGTCGGCGATCACAAACCGTCGCTGACTTCGGTCTTCGCGCGCAAGGGTATTTTCGATCGCAGCTATTTCCGCACGACCGGGACGAGCAACGGTGATTTCCGCTTCGCCTTCAAGCTCACGCCGGCGCAATACCGCGTTCGTGGCGAGGTGCCGGTATTCATCAAGGCGAGTGGCAAGAGTGCGGTGGACCCGGCGGCGATGGCGGCGCGCGTGGCCGAACGGCCGATGTTCTGCCTGTCGAGTGAAGTCGCACGACTGGCGAACGGCAAGGACCGCTTCTGGCCGACGCTGGCGGGGATCTGCGAGCGCGGCCCGGATGCGCTGTCCAGGCACGGCAAGGCCGAATGGCAGCAGGTTTTTCCGTTGCCGCTGTACGCCGAAAGGCTGTTCTGA
- the gloA gene encoding lactoylglutathione lyase, with product MRLLHTMLRVGNLDRALTFYTDVLGMTLLRRQDYPEGRFTLAFVGYGGEADTTVLELTHNWDTAEYELGNAYGHIAIETDDIFATCEAVRAKGGKVVREPGPMKHGTTVIAFVEDPDGYKIEFIQKHAQ from the coding sequence GTGCGCCTTCTTCACACCATGCTCCGCGTCGGCAATCTTGACCGCGCGCTGACCTTCTACACCGACGTTCTCGGCATGACGCTGCTGCGGCGCCAGGATTATCCGGAAGGCCGCTTCACGCTCGCTTTCGTCGGTTACGGCGGCGAAGCCGATACCACGGTGCTCGAACTGACCCACAACTGGGATACCGCGGAATACGAGCTGGGCAATGCTTACGGCCATATCGCGATCGAAACCGACGACATCTTCGCCACCTGTGAGGCCGTGCGCGCCAAGGGCGGCAAGGTCGTGCGCGAACCGGGTCCGATGAAGCATGGCACAACCGTCATCGCCTTCGTCGAAGATCCGGACGGCTACAAGATCGAATTCATCCAGAAGCACGCCCAGTAA
- a CDS encoding sodium:proton antiporter, with protein MKRLLPLLLAMLPALAHAADFDGAQLSLAWALPFVGILLSIALFPLLAPHFWHAHFGKISAFWALAFLIPFGVTFGIGTASGVIAHALIDEYIPFILLLFALYTVSGGILVWGNLHGSPKVNTAILALGTVCASIMGTTGAAMLLIRPLLKANDNRKHNVHVVVFFIFLVANIGGGLTPIGDPPLFLGFLKGVSFFWTLEHMLPLVALNAAILLVLFYFVDSHFYKKEDEVLTRDPTPDSGIKLFGKFNFLLIAAVVAAVVMSGVWKPGIDFHVLGTEVGLQDIARDVALIVIALVSLKFTPKQVRAGNDFNWEPILEVAKLFIGIFLAMAPAIAILRAGEAGHLGALVRLVSDGSGAPIDSMYFWMTGILSSFLDNAPTYLVFFNLAHGDAAHMMGPMASTLLAISAGAVFMGAMTYIGNAPNFMVKAVAEDRGVKMPSFFGYMAWSVVILLPCFAITSLLFFHY; from the coding sequence ATGAAACGACTTCTCCCCCTGCTGCTTGCCATGCTACCCGCGCTGGCACACGCCGCCGACTTTGACGGCGCCCAGCTCAGCCTCGCCTGGGCGCTGCCCTTTGTCGGCATTCTGCTGTCGATCGCACTCTTTCCACTGCTGGCGCCGCATTTCTGGCATGCGCATTTCGGCAAGATCTCGGCCTTCTGGGCGCTGGCCTTCCTGATTCCGTTTGGCGTGACCTTTGGCATCGGCACCGCCAGTGGCGTAATCGCGCATGCGCTGATCGACGAGTACATCCCTTTTATCCTGCTGCTGTTCGCGCTGTACACGGTGTCGGGCGGGATTCTGGTCTGGGGCAATCTGCACGGCTCGCCCAAGGTCAATACCGCGATTCTGGCACTGGGGACCGTGTGTGCGTCGATCATGGGCACCACCGGCGCGGCGATGCTGCTGATCCGGCCGCTGTTGAAGGCCAACGACAACCGCAAGCACAACGTCCATGTGGTGGTGTTCTTCATCTTCCTGGTCGCCAATATCGGCGGCGGGCTGACGCCGATCGGCGATCCGCCGCTCTTCCTCGGCTTTTTGAAAGGCGTGAGCTTCTTCTGGACGCTGGAGCACATGCTGCCGCTGGTGGCGCTGAACGCGGCAATCCTGCTGGTGCTGTTCTACTTCGTCGACAGCCACTTCTACAAGAAAGAGGATGAAGTGCTGACGCGTGATCCGACGCCGGACTCAGGCATCAAGCTGTTCGGCAAATTCAACTTCCTGCTGATCGCCGCCGTCGTTGCCGCCGTGGTGATGTCGGGCGTGTGGAAGCCGGGCATCGATTTCCATGTGCTCGGCACCGAAGTCGGCCTGCAGGACATCGCCCGCGATGTGGCGCTGATCGTGATCGCGCTGGTCTCGCTGAAGTTCACGCCCAAGCAGGTCCGCGCCGGCAACGACTTCAACTGGGAGCCGATCCTCGAAGTCGCCAAACTGTTCATCGGGATTTTTCTGGCGATGGCGCCGGCGATCGCCATTCTGCGCGCCGGCGAAGCCGGCCATCTGGGTGCGCTGGTCCGGCTGGTCAGCGACGGCAGCGGCGCGCCGATCGATTCGATGTATTTCTGGATGACCGGCATCCTCTCGAGCTTCCTCGACAACGCGCCGACCTATCTGGTGTTCTTCAATCTGGCGCACGGCGACGCCGCGCACATGATGGGGCCGATGGCGTCGACCTTGCTGGCGATCTCGGCCGGCGCGGTGTTCATGGGCGCGATGACCTACATCGGCAACGCGCCGAACTTCATGGTCAAGGCCGTCGCCGAAGACCGCGGCGTGAAAATGCCGAGCTTCTTCGGCTACATGGCGTGGTCGGTGGTAATCCTGTTGCCGTGCTTTGCCATCACCTCGCTGCTGTTCTTCCATTACTGA
- a CDS encoding phosphoketolase, producing MAQQPLSQDLLDKMHRYWQAANYLSVGQIYLLDNPLLKEPLERKHIKPRLLGHWGTTPGLNFIYVHANRLIKERELNMIYITGPGHGGPGLVANTWLEGSYEEFYPSIDRTEGGMQRLFKQFSFPRGIPSHVAPETPGSMHEGGELGYSVSHAFGAAFDHPDQVVIAVVGDGEAETGPLAASWHSNKYLHPVNDGFVLPILHLNGYKIANPTVLARLSKDEITKLFEGYGYKPHFVELKHETFNDKHATFHDIHQKMASTMDACLDELNAIREAAKAEIAAGKPITRPQWPMIVMRTPKGWTGPKEIKGKKVEDYWRSHQVPFSDIDAENVHNLENWLKSYEPETLFNTDGSVKAELIELAPPAQHRMGSNPVVHGQASKDLRMPDFRNYEVKFDKPGTVNAEATREMGKLLRDVMKENEEQRNFRIVGPDETASNRWNNVFEETGKTWFADYLPEDEHNDSLSQDGRVMEILSEHTCQGWLEGYNLTGRHGFFSCYEAFIHVVDSMFNQHAKWLKTTRHINWRKPLPSLNYLLTSHVWRQDHNGFSHQDPGFIDHVVNKRAEVIRVYLPPDANTLLSVTDHCLRSRHYVNVVVAGKQPALQYLTMDQAIKHCTKGLGIWDWASNDDGGEPDVVMACAGEVPTMEALAATDLLRQHFPDLKIRFVNVVDLMTLQPKEEHPHGLSNREFDSVFTADKPVMFAFHGYPWLIHRLCYRRNGHANIHARGYKEEGSTSTPFDMVVVNQLDRYNLAIDVIDRVPKLSKIGAHVRQKFADKLVEHGQYIAEHGDDLPEVKNWVWPY from the coding sequence GTGGCTCAACAACCGCTTTCCCAAGACCTCCTCGACAAGATGCATCGCTACTGGCAGGCCGCAAACTACCTGTCGGTCGGTCAGATCTATCTGCTCGATAACCCTTTGCTGAAGGAGCCGCTGGAGCGCAAGCACATCAAGCCGCGTCTTCTGGGCCACTGGGGCACCACGCCAGGCCTGAATTTCATCTACGTTCACGCCAACCGCCTCATCAAAGAGCGCGAGCTGAACATGATCTACATCACCGGTCCTGGCCATGGCGGCCCGGGTCTGGTCGCCAATACCTGGCTGGAAGGTAGTTACGAAGAGTTCTACCCGAGCATCGACCGCACCGAAGGCGGCATGCAGCGTCTCTTCAAGCAGTTCTCCTTCCCGCGCGGCATTCCGTCGCACGTCGCCCCGGAAACCCCGGGTTCGATGCACGAAGGCGGTGAACTCGGTTACTCGGTCTCGCACGCCTTTGGCGCCGCGTTCGACCATCCGGATCAAGTCGTCATCGCCGTGGTCGGCGACGGCGAAGCCGAAACCGGCCCGCTCGCCGCGAGCTGGCACTCGAACAAATACCTGCACCCGGTCAACGACGGCTTCGTGCTGCCGATTCTGCACCTGAACGGCTACAAGATCGCCAACCCGACCGTGCTGGCACGTTTGTCGAAAGACGAAATCACCAAGCTGTTCGAAGGCTATGGCTACAAGCCGCACTTCGTTGAACTGAAGCACGAAACCTTCAACGACAAGCACGCGACCTTCCACGATATCCATCAGAAGATGGCCTCGACGATGGATGCCTGCCTTGACGAGCTGAACGCGATCCGCGAAGCCGCCAAGGCCGAAATCGCCGCCGGCAAGCCGATCACCCGTCCGCAATGGCCGATGATCGTGATGCGTACGCCGAAGGGCTGGACCGGTCCGAAGGAAATTAAGGGCAAGAAGGTCGAAGACTACTGGCGCAGCCACCAGGTGCCGTTCTCGGATATCGACGCCGAAAACGTCCACAACCTGGAAAACTGGCTCAAGTCGTACGAACCGGAAACCCTGTTCAACACCGACGGTAGCGTCAAGGCCGAACTGATCGAACTCGCACCGCCCGCACAGCACCGCATGGGCTCGAACCCGGTCGTTCACGGCCAGGCTTCCAAAGACCTGCGCATGCCGGACTTCCGCAACTACGAAGTCAAGTTCGACAAGCCGGGCACCGTCAACGCCGAAGCCACCCGCGAAATGGGCAAGCTGCTGCGCGACGTGATGAAGGAAAACGAAGAACAGCGCAATTTCCGCATCGTCGGCCCGGATGAAACCGCGTCGAACCGCTGGAACAACGTGTTCGAGGAAACCGGCAAGACTTGGTTCGCCGATTACCTGCCGGAAGACGAACACAACGACTCGCTGTCGCAAGACGGCCGCGTGATGGAAATCCTCTCCGAGCACACCTGCCAGGGCTGGCTCGAAGGCTACAACCTGACCGGTCGCCACGGCTTCTTCAGCTGCTACGAAGCATTCATCCACGTTGTGGATTCGATGTTCAACCAGCACGCCAAGTGGCTCAAGACCACCCGCCACATCAACTGGCGCAAGCCGTTGCCGTCGCTCAACTACCTGCTGACCAGCCACGTCTGGCGTCAGGATCACAACGGCTTCTCGCACCAGGATCCGGGCTTCATCGACCACGTCGTCAACAAGCGTGCCGAAGTCATCCGTGTCTACCTGCCGCCTGATGCCAACACCCTGCTGTCGGTGACCGATCACTGCCTGCGTTCGCGCCACTATGTGAACGTCGTGGTCGCCGGCAAACAGCCTGCGCTGCAATACCTGACCATGGATCAGGCGATCAAGCACTGCACCAAGGGCCTGGGTATCTGGGACTGGGCGTCGAACGACGACGGCGGCGAGCCGGACGTAGTGATGGCGTGCGCCGGTGAAGTGCCAACGATGGAAGCGCTTGCAGCGACCGACCTGCTGCGCCAGCACTTCCCGGATCTGAAGATCCGCTTCGTCAACGTCGTCGACCTGATGACGCTGCAGCCGAAGGAAGAGCACCCGCACGGTCTGTCGAACCGCGAGTTCGATTCGGTCTTTACCGCCGACAAGCCGGTGATGTTCGCCTTCCACGGCTACCCGTGGCTGATCCATCGCCTCTGCTACCGTCGCAACGGTCACGCCAACATCCATGCCCGCGGCTACAAGGAAGAGGGTTCGACCTCGACGCCGTTCGACATGGTGGTGGTCAACCAGCTCGACCGTTACAACCTGGCGATCGACGTGATCGACCGCGTGCCGAAGCTCTCCAAGATCGGCGCGCATGTACGGCAGAAGTTTGCCGACAAGCTGGTCGAGCACGGTCAGTACATTGCCGAGCACGGCGACGACCTGCCGGAAGTGAAGAACTGGGTCTGGCCGTACTAA
- a CDS encoding inositol monophosphatase family protein, with the protein MEPAVPDSDLLARIADCARAVSATEIMPRFRHVVAQRKHDGTLLTEADLASQAYLTRELPLIAPYPVLGEEMCAAEQKALFAANPDGLWVVDPIDGTTNFAHGLPFFSVSIALVRHGRSELGAVYLPVLDECFTARRGHGAWLNGERLEAPAEPTRIAESVAALEPKYLGGHLPTRIVTVAPFASQRNYGAATVDWCYLAAGRFDLMLHGAQKLWDYAAGALIAEEAGCSLGTLKRRDYWHCDVWSRSAVAARHPKSFESWYQWATQNR; encoded by the coding sequence ATGGAGCCAGCCGTGCCCGATTCCGACCTGCTTGCCCGCATTGCCGACTGCGCCCGTGCCGTCTCGGCCACCGAAATCATGCCGCGCTTCAGGCACGTCGTCGCCCAGCGCAAGCATGACGGCACCTTGCTGACCGAGGCCGACCTCGCCAGCCAGGCCTATTTGACCCGCGAGCTGCCGCTGATCGCGCCCTATCCGGTGCTCGGCGAGGAGATGTGCGCGGCCGAACAGAAGGCGCTGTTCGCCGCCAATCCCGACGGTTTATGGGTCGTCGACCCGATCGACGGCACCACCAATTTTGCCCACGGCCTGCCTTTTTTCTCGGTATCGATCGCGCTGGTGCGCCATGGCCGCAGCGAGCTGGGCGCCGTCTACCTGCCGGTACTCGACGAGTGCTTTACCGCCCGGCGCGGCCACGGCGCGTGGCTCAACGGCGAACGGCTCGAAGCCCCGGCCGAACCGACGCGGATCGCCGAATCGGTTGCCGCGCTCGAGCCCAAGTATCTGGGCGGCCATCTGCCGACACGCATCGTCACCGTCGCGCCGTTCGCCAGCCAGCGCAACTATGGCGCCGCCACCGTCGACTGGTGCTACCTCGCCGCCGGGCGTTTCGATCTGATGCTGCACGGCGCCCAGAAGCTGTGGGACTACGCCGCCGGCGCGCTGATCGCCGAGGAAGCCGGATGCTCACTCGGCACGCTCAAGCGCCGCGATTACTGGCACTGCGACGTCTGGAGCCGCTCCGCCGTGGCCGCCCGCCACCCGAAGTCATTCGAGAGCTGGTATCAATGGGCGACGCAGAACCGCTGA
- a CDS encoding FAD-binding oxidoreductase — MSFMTELAALLDPAGILTGAQIDGYLLDNRRRYHGAALAVVRPRSTAEVSAVMQLAHAHRVPVVPQGGNTGNCGAATPDDSGTAIVLSLERMNRVLAVDADNNTITAQAGAVVADVQAAARGAGRLFAADWGAVGSARIGGALGTNAGGVNVLHYGNMRELTLGLEVVLADGTIWDGLRGLRKDNTGYDLKQLFIGSEGTLGVITAAVLKLSPQLSAQATALVALATPEAAVTLLRGLQDQVGERVTSFELISRRCWELLAEHCPELPQPFDVLPPWAVLVELSDGGEAMALTERLAEALFALGHEDVLLAQSVTEARDFWRLREHIPESQRRRGVSIKHDIAVPVSHIPAFMREAEAALAAAYPDLDLVAFGHVGDGNLHYNVFLGDLSKGVYEQEPAVNAIVYEIVARHQGTISAEHGVGQLKRDQLPLYRSEIELSLMRTIKAALDPQGIMNPGKVL; from the coding sequence ATGTCGTTCATGACCGAACTCGCCGCCTTGCTCGACCCGGCCGGCATCCTCACCGGCGCGCAGATCGACGGCTATCTGCTCGACAACCGCCGTCGCTACCACGGCGCGGCGCTGGCGGTGGTGCGACCGCGTTCGACCGCGGAGGTCTCGGCGGTGATGCAGCTGGCGCATGCGCACCGCGTCCCGGTGGTGCCGCAGGGCGGCAACACCGGCAATTGCGGTGCGGCGACCCCGGACGACAGCGGCACGGCCATCGTGCTGTCGCTGGAGCGGATGAACCGCGTGCTGGCGGTCGATGCCGACAACAACACGATCACCGCCCAAGCCGGTGCCGTCGTCGCCGACGTGCAGGCCGCCGCGCGTGGTGCCGGGCGGCTGTTCGCGGCCGACTGGGGCGCGGTCGGCTCGGCGCGGATCGGCGGCGCGCTCGGGACCAATGCCGGCGGCGTCAATGTGCTGCACTACGGCAATATGCGCGAGCTGACCCTCGGCCTTGAAGTGGTGCTGGCCGACGGCACGATCTGGGACGGGCTGCGCGGACTGCGCAAGGACAATACCGGTTACGACCTCAAGCAACTGTTCATCGGCTCCGAAGGCACGCTCGGCGTGATCACCGCCGCGGTACTGAAACTGTCGCCGCAACTATCGGCACAGGCGACCGCCTTGGTCGCGCTGGCTACGCCCGAGGCGGCGGTGACCTTGCTGCGCGGCCTGCAGGATCAGGTCGGCGAGCGCGTGACCTCGTTCGAGCTGATCTCGCGCCGCTGCTGGGAACTGCTGGCCGAGCATTGCCCCGAACTGCCGCAACCGTTCGACGTATTGCCGCCGTGGGCGGTGCTGGTCGAGCTGTCGGACGGCGGCGAGGCGATGGCGCTGACCGAGCGGCTGGCCGAAGCGCTGTTCGCGCTGGGGCACGAGGATGTGTTGCTGGCGCAAAGCGTGACCGAGGCACGCGATTTCTGGCGACTGCGCGAGCACATCCCCGAATCGCAGCGCCGTCGCGGCGTGAGCATCAAGCACGATATCGCGGTGCCGGTGTCGCACATCCCGGCGTTCATGCGTGAGGCCGAAGCCGCGCTGGCTGCGGCCTATCCGGATCTCGATCTGGTCGCCTTCGGCCATGTCGGCGACGGCAACCTGCACTACAACGTCTTCCTCGGCGATCTCTCCAAAGGCGTGTACGAGCAGGAGCCGGCAGTAAACGCCATCGTCTACGAGATCGTCGCCAGGCATCAGGGCACGATCAGCGCCGAGCACGGCGTCGGCCAGCTCAAGCGCGATCAGCTGCCGCTGTACCGCAGCGAGATCGAACTGAGCCTGATGCGCACCATCAAGGCGGCGCTGGATCCGCAGGGGATCATGAATCCGGGCAAGGTGCTTTAG
- a CDS encoding homoserine kinase, whose translation MSVFTTVTPDDLSVFLKRYSIGSLVELKGIAAGITNTNYFVTTTHGRYVLTLFETLKHDELPYYVNLLAHLAQHGIAVAAPIANLDDANVDTLNGKPTLLVNCLPGAVIDHPNAAQCRQVGEMLAQMHLAARHYAGRMANPRGPSWWAQTAAEVYGFMGEADAAQLQAEIALQAQHRFDHLPAGVIHADLFRDNALMDGDRVGGFIDFYYACNDVLLYDVAITLNDWCVEENGDIDAERARALLTGYQSVRPFEPAETDAWPLMLRAAAIRFWVSRLYDFHKPAAGEMTFAKDPAHFQRVLGLHAGRSDFWL comes from the coding sequence ATGTCCGTCTTTACTACCGTCACGCCCGACGATCTGAGCGTTTTTCTGAAGCGCTATTCGATCGGCAGCCTTGTTGAGCTCAAGGGCATTGCCGCCGGCATTACCAATACCAATTACTTCGTCACGACCACACATGGCCGTTACGTGCTGACGCTGTTCGAGACGCTCAAGCATGACGAGCTGCCTTACTACGTCAATCTGCTCGCGCATCTGGCGCAGCACGGCATTGCCGTCGCCGCGCCGATTGCCAATCTCGATGATGCCAATGTCGATACGCTGAACGGCAAGCCGACGCTGCTGGTCAACTGCCTGCCCGGCGCGGTGATCGATCACCCGAACGCCGCGCAGTGCCGTCAGGTGGGCGAGATGCTGGCACAGATGCATCTGGCTGCGCGTCACTATGCCGGGCGGATGGCCAATCCGCGTGGCCCGAGCTGGTGGGCGCAGACCGCGGCCGAGGTCTATGGCTTCATGGGCGAGGCCGATGCTGCGCAACTGCAGGCCGAGATCGCGCTGCAGGCGCAGCACCGTTTTGATCACCTGCCCGCCGGGGTGATCCACGCCGACCTGTTTCGCGACAATGCCTTGATGGATGGCGATCGCGTCGGCGGCTTTATCGATTTCTACTACGCCTGCAACGATGTGCTGCTGTACGACGTGGCGATCACGCTGAACGACTGGTGTGTCGAAGAGAATGGCGATATCGACGCCGAACGTGCCCGTGCGCTGCTGACCGGCTACCAGAGTGTGCGGCCGTTCGAGCCAGCCGAAACCGACGCCTGGCCGCTGATGCTGCGCGCCGCGGCGATCCGCTTCTGGGTATCGCGGCTGTATGATTTCCATAAGCCCGCCGCCGGCGAAATGACCTTCGCCAAGGATCCGGCGCATTTCCAGCGCGTGCTTGGCCTGCACGCCGGGCGCAGCGATTTCTGGCTGTAA